Proteins from a genomic interval of Rhodothermus marinus:
- a CDS encoding TolC family protein: MSRWKIIGLLLLLAPGVGAQPLLKPEPSEQPVVLTLEEAIQIALVQNRALQRARLDVENASAQVREAWGQVLPQVNLSADYTRNLKSPNPFAGSSAGSLFNSLGFVDWLAYNERARTDDDPETEPISFGEFVERQQQGLQEAGIRLRTGDNPFAVDNRFTAGLTIEQTLFSKTAFAAIKGAEILKEINRRGVTRQEQLLIDQVRRAFYGALLAQEQARVMAQSVERTRETLQETIRRVAQGVAPQFQRLSAEVELANLETQLIQAQNQAAQALDQLKLLLGIPIEQPVQLRGTLTVTDPGRYQQVALDDAVALALERRPDLEQLRLQIKLREVDRELAKAARYPRLSAFASFSYIGNVPDYRTIVLSDPNDPFKFSQRTNDFFSSDYWNPSVNVGLRLTWTIFSGFQTSARVQQRQIAVKQAELQYLQQLEQVRLEVLQAMRDLEAARKRLVSQERNVERAELNYEHARIRLREGVASPLEEREASQQLDQSRLNYLQAVYDYLAAQSAFEAAVGLIAPPGQEDRITLTLRNESR; the protein is encoded by the coding sequence ATGAGTCGCTGGAAAATCATCGGGCTGCTGTTGCTGCTGGCACCCGGCGTCGGCGCCCAGCCCCTTCTGAAGCCGGAGCCGTCCGAGCAGCCCGTGGTGTTGACGCTGGAAGAGGCCATTCAGATTGCGCTGGTACAGAACCGGGCCCTGCAGCGCGCCCGGCTCGACGTGGAAAACGCCAGCGCTCAGGTGCGCGAGGCCTGGGGTCAGGTGCTACCGCAGGTGAACCTGAGCGCCGATTACACCCGCAACCTGAAAAGCCCCAACCCCTTCGCCGGCTCCAGCGCCGGGAGCCTGTTCAACTCGCTGGGCTTTGTGGACTGGCTGGCCTACAACGAGCGGGCCCGCACCGACGACGATCCGGAGACCGAGCCCATCTCGTTCGGCGAGTTTGTCGAGCGCCAGCAGCAGGGGCTTCAGGAGGCCGGTATCCGGTTGCGCACGGGCGACAACCCCTTCGCTGTGGACAACCGCTTCACGGCGGGCCTCACTATCGAGCAGACGCTCTTCAGTAAAACGGCCTTCGCGGCCATCAAAGGGGCCGAGATTCTGAAAGAAATCAACCGCCGCGGCGTCACCCGCCAGGAGCAGCTGCTGATTGATCAGGTGCGGCGGGCCTTCTACGGTGCATTGCTGGCCCAGGAGCAGGCGCGCGTGATGGCGCAGAGCGTGGAGCGCACGCGCGAGACGCTCCAGGAGACGATCCGGCGGGTGGCCCAGGGCGTGGCCCCGCAGTTTCAGCGGCTGAGCGCCGAGGTGGAGCTGGCCAACCTGGAGACTCAGCTCATCCAGGCCCAGAACCAGGCCGCCCAGGCGCTCGATCAGCTCAAGCTGTTGCTGGGCATTCCCATCGAGCAGCCGGTGCAGCTCCGGGGCACGCTGACCGTAACCGACCCCGGCCGCTACCAGCAGGTCGCGCTGGACGATGCCGTGGCGCTGGCGCTGGAGCGCCGTCCGGATCTGGAGCAACTCCGGCTGCAGATCAAGCTGCGTGAGGTGGATCGGGAGCTGGCAAAAGCCGCCCGCTATCCGCGCCTGAGCGCTTTTGCCAGCTTCAGTTACATCGGCAACGTGCCGGATTACCGGACGATCGTGCTTTCGGACCCGAACGATCCGTTCAAGTTCTCGCAGCGCACGAACGACTTCTTTTCGAGCGACTACTGGAATCCTTCGGTCAACGTCGGGCTGCGGCTGACCTGGACGATCTTCTCCGGCTTTCAGACTTCGGCCCGTGTGCAGCAGCGCCAGATCGCCGTCAAGCAGGCCGAACTCCAGTACCTGCAACAGCTGGAGCAGGTGCGGCTGGAAGTGCTGCAGGCCATGCGCGATCTGGAAGCCGCCCGCAAGCGGCTGGTCAGCCAGGAGCGCAACGTCGAGCGGGCCGAACTGAACTACGAACACGCCCGCATCCGATTGCGCGAGGGCGTGGCCAGTCCGCTGGAGGAACGTGAAGCTTCGCAACAGCTCGATCAGAGCCGCCTCAACTACCTGCAGGCCGTCTACGACTACCTGGCGGCCCAGAGCGCCTTCGAGGCGGCCGTGGGGCTGATCGCCCCGCCCGGTCAGGAAGACCGGATCACGCTGACGCTCCGCAACGAATCCCGGTAG
- a CDS encoding mannose-1-phosphate guanylyltransferase encodes MLYAVIMAGGIGSRFWPKSRIDHPKQFLKVFGEATLLQNTVARLQGLVPIERCYIVTHQRYVEKTREQLPALPPENILAEPIGRNTAPCITYAAIKLLAQDPDALMIVLPADHVIRNVRAFHETLRVAIEKAREPGALVTIGIKPTYPATGYGYIQFEGSAEHLFEELRPYRVRTFAEKPDLATAERFLDSGDFLWNSGMFIWRADSILNEVQRYLPDLYEAFEPLRQAIGTPDEPRLVEQTYQVCPSISIDYGVMERSRNAWVVPGNFEWSDVGDWRAVYDLSPKDQLGNALKGQVIVRDASRNYVDTEKRLVVLIGIHDTAVIDTDDALLICNLDSTQQVKNVVEYLQAHNLEQYL; translated from the coding sequence ATGCTGTATGCGGTGATCATGGCGGGTGGTATCGGAAGCCGTTTCTGGCCCAAAAGTCGTATCGACCACCCCAAGCAATTCCTAAAGGTCTTCGGCGAGGCCACCCTGCTCCAGAACACGGTGGCCCGCCTGCAGGGACTGGTTCCGATCGAGCGCTGCTACATCGTCACCCATCAGCGCTACGTGGAAAAAACCCGCGAGCAACTACCTGCACTCCCCCCCGAAAACATCCTGGCCGAGCCCATCGGCCGCAATACGGCGCCCTGCATCACCTATGCGGCGATCAAACTGCTGGCGCAGGACCCCGATGCGCTCATGATCGTGCTACCGGCCGACCACGTGATCCGAAACGTCCGGGCTTTCCATGAGACGCTGCGCGTGGCCATCGAAAAAGCCCGGGAGCCCGGCGCGCTGGTGACGATCGGCATCAAGCCCACCTACCCGGCCACCGGCTACGGGTACATCCAGTTCGAGGGCTCGGCCGAGCACCTGTTCGAGGAACTGCGGCCTTACCGGGTGCGCACTTTCGCCGAAAAACCGGACCTGGCCACGGCCGAACGCTTTCTGGACTCGGGCGACTTTCTCTGGAACAGCGGCATGTTCATCTGGCGCGCCGACTCGATCCTGAACGAGGTGCAGCGTTACCTGCCCGACCTTTACGAAGCGTTTGAGCCGCTGCGCCAGGCCATCGGAACGCCCGACGAACCCCGGCTGGTCGAGCAGACTTACCAGGTCTGTCCCAGCATCTCCATCGACTACGGCGTCATGGAGCGCTCCAGGAACGCCTGGGTCGTCCCCGGCAACTTCGAGTGGAGCGACGTGGGCGACTGGCGCGCCGTCTACGACCTGAGTCCCAAAGATCAACTGGGCAACGCGCTGAAGGGCCAGGTCATCGTGCGCGACGCCAGCCGCAACTACGTCGATACGGAAAAGCGCCTGGTGGTGCTCATCGGGATTCACGATACGGCCGTCATCGACACCGACGACGCGCTGCTCATCTGCAACCTCGACAGCACCCAGCAGGTGAAGAACGTCGTCGAATACCTCCAGGCCCACAACCTGGAGCAATACCTCTGA
- a CDS encoding TetR/AcrR family transcriptional regulator, with translation MESPALSRKERERLMRRRAMLEAARAVFAEKGYVDATLDEIAQRAEFGKGTLYNYFPGGKDELFFTVFEEIFAQFRQLIEQSFAGATSFREGFETFLRASFEFFEQHRDMLLLVTRESQRMLVSPDPERAAFFQKHYETYLQLLTRHVQEAIERGEVRPLPAEAVAHTILGNLHGLAMHRLLKECTTGAPKQYIGTPEEATRFLSTLLLEGLLNRTQTTEKS, from the coding sequence ATGGAATCCCCTGCACTTTCCCGTAAGGAGCGCGAGCGGCTGATGCGCCGGCGGGCCATGCTCGAAGCGGCGCGGGCCGTCTTCGCGGAAAAGGGCTACGTCGATGCCACGCTGGACGAAATCGCCCAGCGGGCCGAATTTGGCAAAGGGACGCTCTACAATTACTTCCCCGGCGGCAAGGACGAGCTGTTCTTCACCGTCTTCGAGGAGATCTTTGCGCAGTTTCGCCAGCTGATCGAGCAGTCTTTTGCCGGGGCTACCTCGTTCCGAGAGGGATTCGAGACCTTCCTGCGGGCCAGCTTCGAATTCTTCGAGCAGCACCGGGACATGCTGCTGCTCGTCACGCGCGAGTCGCAGCGCATGCTGGTCAGCCCCGATCCGGAGCGGGCCGCCTTTTTCCAGAAGCACTACGAAACATATCTGCAGCTGCTAACTCGCCATGTTCAGGAAGCCATCGAGCGGGGCGAAGTGCGGCCGCTGCCGGCCGAAGCTGTGGCTCACACGATCCTGGGCAACCTGCACGGGCTGGCCATGCACCGCCTGCTGAAGGAATGCACCACCGGGGCACCGAAACAGTACATCGGTACTCCGGAAGAAGCCACGCGCTTTCTCTCGACGCTGCTGCTGGAGGGCCTGTTGAACCGAACGCAAACGACGGAAAAATCATGA
- a CDS encoding efflux RND transporter periplasmic adaptor subunit → MHTREWIRLSALTGLVVLVLLGGCAPPDASAPASDTALAASKRRVRVELLELRPTRFVDWIEVTGTVEAEHDATLSAQASGTVEFLAPLGSRVEAGALLARLDQTLARAALQQAEAQLASARAAYELALDNFRRQEPLFRDSIISALEFENVRAQRDQAEAQLRLAEAAVEQARKQLAHTEIRAPFAGTVEAHFVDVGEQIAMGQPVVRLVNLREVKVRAGVPERYARDIRVGTPVELRFQAYGLPPREATVTFVGNAIDPANRTFPVEVRLDNPDGQLKPEMVVRVRLAREVLDSVVVVPLPAVVRDETGTSVFVADSSAEGPVARQRYVTLGPSSEGLVVITRGLRFGEKVVVLGQNDLSDGDLLDVLQTYTVAALAADATTDSVRTLQTP, encoded by the coding sequence ATGCATACACGCGAATGGATTCGCCTTTCGGCCCTGACCGGCCTTGTCGTCCTGGTGCTGCTCGGCGGCTGCGCTCCGCCGGATGCGTCGGCACCGGCCTCCGATACGGCGCTGGCCGCCTCGAAACGGCGCGTGCGCGTCGAATTGCTTGAACTGCGGCCCACCCGCTTCGTGGACTGGATCGAGGTGACGGGCACCGTCGAGGCCGAGCACGACGCGACGCTTTCGGCGCAGGCCTCCGGCACCGTCGAGTTTCTGGCCCCGCTGGGTAGCCGTGTCGAAGCAGGCGCCCTGCTGGCCCGCCTGGATCAAACGCTGGCGCGCGCGGCACTCCAACAGGCCGAAGCGCAACTGGCCAGCGCCCGCGCCGCCTACGAACTGGCCCTGGACAATTTCCGACGCCAGGAGCCGCTTTTCCGCGATTCCATCATCAGCGCGCTGGAATTCGAAAACGTTCGCGCACAGCGCGACCAGGCCGAGGCCCAGCTCCGGCTGGCCGAAGCGGCCGTCGAGCAGGCCCGCAAGCAACTGGCCCACACGGAAATCCGGGCACCTTTTGCCGGGACGGTCGAAGCGCACTTTGTGGACGTGGGCGAACAGATCGCCATGGGCCAGCCGGTCGTGCGCCTGGTCAACCTGCGCGAGGTGAAGGTCCGGGCCGGCGTGCCGGAGCGCTACGCCCGCGACATCCGTGTGGGCACGCCGGTCGAGCTACGCTTCCAGGCCTACGGGTTGCCGCCACGCGAGGCCACCGTCACGTTCGTCGGCAACGCGATCGATCCGGCCAACCGCACCTTCCCCGTCGAAGTGCGGCTGGACAATCCGGACGGCCAGCTCAAGCCCGAAATGGTCGTGCGCGTGCGGCTGGCCCGAGAGGTGCTCGACAGCGTGGTCGTCGTTCCCCTGCCGGCCGTCGTGCGCGACGAGACCGGCACCAGCGTGTTCGTGGCCGATTCGTCGGCCGAGGGGCCGGTGGCCCGCCAGCGCTACGTAACGCTGGGGCCCTCGTCGGAAGGGCTGGTGGTCATCACCCGGGGCCTTCGCTTCGGCGAAAAGGTGGTCGTGCTCGGCCAGAACGACCTGAGCGACGGCGACCTCCTCGACGTGCTGCAGACCTACACCGTGGCCGCCCTGGCCGCCGATGCCACCACCGACAGCGTCCGTACCCTTCAGACCCCGTAA